A window of Chitinophaga sp. MM2321 contains these coding sequences:
- a CDS encoding adenosylcobinamide-GDP ribazoletransferase, protein MKKQWQLLLTAIMFYTRLPVPVSTPYSPDMLNKATRYLPLVGWITGAFMIAVLYVFGGIAPRIVSVLLCIIMSVWVTGAFHEDGFADMCDGFGGGWTKERILDIMKDSRIGTYGMLGLLLLMALKLTSLLSLPINKVMLAVIAAQPLSRFMAVTIIYTHIYVRENEDSKSKPVSKGISLPDLLLAGCFGLLPFVLVMIYLQNYTLLLIIPALLLARWYMARLMRKWIGGYTGDCLGAVQQISETVIYLSFCILAWKYI, encoded by the coding sequence ATGAAGAAACAATGGCAGCTATTGCTAACGGCTATCATGTTTTATACACGTTTACCCGTCCCCGTTAGTACGCCGTACAGCCCGGACATGCTCAATAAAGCCACCCGTTATCTCCCACTTGTTGGATGGATAACGGGTGCTTTTATGATAGCCGTTCTATATGTTTTCGGCGGTATCGCCCCGCGGATAGTAAGTGTATTGCTATGTATAATTATGAGCGTATGGGTAACCGGCGCCTTTCATGAAGATGGCTTCGCAGACATGTGTGATGGCTTCGGCGGTGGCTGGACCAAAGAAAGGATCCTGGACATTATGAAGGACAGCCGCATCGGCACTTACGGCATGCTGGGCCTGTTGCTCCTGATGGCCCTGAAACTCACTTCCTTGTTGTCGCTCCCGATCAATAAGGTGATGCTGGCAGTGATAGCCGCGCAGCCTTTGAGCCGGTTTATGGCTGTTACCATTATCTATACCCACATCTATGTGCGGGAAAATGAAGACAGCAAATCCAAGCCCGTCTCCAAAGGCATTAGTTTGCCCGACCTCCTGCTGGCAGGGTGTTTTGGCCTGCTTCCTTTCGTGCTGGTCATGATCTATCTGCAAAATTATACGCTCCTGCTTATCATTCCTGCCCTGCTATTAGCCCGCTGGTACATGGCAAGGCTCATGCGCAAGTGGATCGGCGGATATACCGGTGATTGTCTCGGCGCTGTTCAGCAGATCTCGGAAACAGTCATATAT